Proteins encoded within one genomic window of Gloeobacter kilaueensis JS1:
- the ahcY gene encoding adenosylhomocysteinase produces MTAVTTPVQNRYEVRSLELAAEGRQRIEWAAREMPVIRQLRQRFSQERPLAGIRISACCHVTTETANLAITLKAAGADALLIASNPLSTQDDVAASLVVDHGIPVFALKGEDTATYLRHVRIALEHRPQIIIDDGSDVVATLIKDRPDLLSEVIGTTEETTTGIVRLKAMLAAGVLTFPAMAVNDAETKHFFDNRYGTGQSTLDGIIRATNILLAGKTVVVAGYGWCGKGVALRARGLGANVVVTEINPVRAIEAAMDGFRVLPMADAARQGDLFITVTGNKHVIRREHFEAMKDGAIVCNSGHFDIEIDLVGLGELSSGKRTVRPFTEEYTLKAGGKSVIVLGEGRLVNLAAAEGHPASVMDMSFANQALAVEYLVKNQGKLTPGIYNIPDELDQQIAALKLAAMGIAIDVLTPEQLRYQASWDEGTE; encoded by the coding sequence ATGACAGCAGTAACGACCCCTGTCCAGAATCGCTACGAAGTCCGCAGTCTGGAACTGGCAGCCGAGGGAAGACAGCGCATCGAATGGGCGGCGCGTGAGATGCCGGTCATCCGCCAGTTGCGGCAGCGTTTCTCCCAGGAGCGTCCCCTCGCTGGCATTCGCATCTCCGCCTGCTGCCACGTCACAACCGAGACGGCTAACCTGGCCATCACCCTCAAGGCAGCCGGTGCCGACGCTCTGCTTATCGCAAGCAATCCCCTTTCGACCCAGGACGACGTCGCTGCCTCACTGGTGGTCGATCACGGCATTCCGGTCTTTGCCCTCAAGGGCGAAGATACGGCGACCTACCTGCGTCACGTGCGCATCGCCCTCGAACACCGGCCCCAGATCATCATCGACGACGGCTCCGATGTCGTGGCAACCCTGATCAAAGATCGCCCCGACCTGCTGTCCGAGGTGATCGGCACCACCGAGGAGACGACCACCGGCATCGTCCGCCTCAAGGCGATGCTCGCCGCCGGTGTGCTCACCTTCCCGGCGATGGCGGTCAACGACGCCGAGACCAAGCACTTTTTTGACAACCGCTACGGCACGGGCCAATCGACTTTAGATGGCATCATCCGCGCCACCAACATCCTGCTTGCGGGCAAGACCGTCGTCGTGGCCGGTTACGGCTGGTGCGGCAAGGGGGTGGCCCTGCGCGCCCGTGGCCTCGGAGCCAACGTCGTCGTCACCGAAATCAACCCCGTGCGCGCCATCGAGGCGGCGATGGACGGCTTTCGAGTGCTGCCGATGGCCGACGCCGCCCGCCAGGGGGATCTGTTCATCACCGTCACCGGCAACAAGCACGTCATCCGCCGCGAGCACTTCGAGGCGATGAAGGACGGAGCGATCGTCTGCAACTCCGGCCACTTCGACATCGAGATCGATCTGGTCGGTCTTGGCGAACTGTCGAGCGGCAAGCGCACTGTCCGCCCCTTCACCGAAGAGTACACCCTCAAGGCAGGAGGCAAGAGCGTGATTGTGCTCGGCGAAGGCCGCCTGGTCAACCTGGCCGCCGCCGAGGGCCATCCGGCCTCGGTGATGGACATGAGCTTTGCCAACCAGGCGCTCGCCGTCGAGTACCTGGTCAAAAACCAGGGCAAACTTACCCCCGGCATCTACAACATCCCCGACGAACTCGATCAGCAGATTGCCGCCCTCAAGCTTGCCGCGATGGGCATCGCCATCGACGTGCTCACCCCCGAGCAACTGCGCTACCAGGCATCCTGGGACGAGGGCACCGAGTAG
- a CDS encoding B12-binding domain-containing radical SAM protein gives MSHAAIAAPSRRTAYLPRNKKRILCVFPAYSPSFGTFEHAFPLMGVRAFMPPQGILLVAAYMPASWEVRFIDENIRPARMSDYQWADAVIASGMHIQRRQINQIGDLAHRWGKITAVGGPSVSGCPEYYPDFDLIHIGELGDATDQLIEYIDLHSERPAAQIRLETKERLPLERFPIPAYEQIDLNHYMMGTVQFSSGCPYACEFCDIPALYGRNPRLKTPEQVLAELDTMLRSGNPGAVYFVDDNFIGNRRAVAELLPHLIDWQKRNGYPIQFACEATLNIAQSPKLLEMMREAYFCTVFCGIETPEPEALKSISKTHNLSMPILEAIRVLNSYGMEVVSGIILGFDTDTPQTAERLLEFIRLSQLPMLTINLLHALPRTPLWNRLAQEGRIVDLDGRESNVDFKMPYDEVMAMWRRCITTVYSPEYLYERFAYNCEHTYPNRIALPNSPQRTSWDNILKGITILSNILLKIGILGDYRETFWKMALPALQSGRIEELIHIALVGHHLITFARQCAAGQEEASFYSQKVEAAT, from the coding sequence ATGAGCCACGCTGCCATTGCCGCCCCAAGCCGCCGGACCGCCTATCTACCCCGCAACAAAAAACGGATCCTCTGTGTCTTTCCGGCCTACAGCCCTTCTTTTGGCACCTTCGAGCACGCCTTTCCCCTGATGGGGGTGCGCGCCTTCATGCCGCCCCAGGGCATTTTGCTCGTCGCCGCCTACATGCCTGCCAGTTGGGAGGTGCGCTTTATCGACGAAAATATCCGTCCGGCCCGGATGAGCGACTACCAGTGGGCAGACGCGGTGATTGCAAGCGGTATGCACATTCAGCGCCGCCAGATTAACCAGATTGGCGACCTGGCCCACCGCTGGGGCAAGATCACCGCCGTGGGCGGCCCCTCCGTCTCCGGTTGCCCGGAGTACTACCCCGACTTTGATCTGATTCACATCGGCGAACTGGGCGACGCGACTGACCAGCTCATCGAATATATCGACCTGCACAGCGAGCGGCCCGCTGCTCAGATCCGTCTTGAAACAAAGGAGCGGCTGCCCCTGGAGCGCTTTCCGATTCCTGCCTACGAGCAGATCGACCTCAACCACTACATGATGGGCACCGTGCAATTTTCGAGCGGCTGTCCCTACGCCTGCGAGTTCTGCGACATTCCGGCCCTCTACGGTCGCAACCCGCGCCTCAAGACTCCTGAGCAGGTACTGGCCGAACTCGACACGATGCTGCGCTCCGGCAACCCCGGCGCGGTCTACTTCGTCGATGACAACTTTATCGGCAACCGCCGGGCCGTCGCTGAACTGCTGCCCCACCTCATCGACTGGCAAAAGCGCAACGGCTACCCGATCCAGTTCGCCTGCGAGGCCACCCTCAACATCGCCCAGAGCCCGAAACTGCTTGAGATGATGCGCGAGGCTTACTTCTGCACCGTCTTTTGCGGCATCGAGACTCCCGAACCGGAGGCGCTCAAATCGATCTCCAAGACCCACAACCTGAGTATGCCGATTCTTGAGGCGATCCGCGTCCTCAACAGCTACGGCATGGAAGTGGTCTCGGGCATCATCCTTGGCTTCGACACCGACACCCCCCAGACTGCCGAGCGGCTGCTCGAATTTATTCGCCTCTCGCAGTTGCCGATGCTCACGATCAACCTGCTGCACGCCCTGCCCCGCACGCCCCTCTGGAACCGCCTCGCACAAGAAGGCCGCATCGTCGATCTCGATGGACGCGAGTCGAACGTCGATTTTAAGATGCCCTACGACGAGGTGATGGCGATGTGGCGGCGCTGCATCACCACCGTCTACTCCCCCGAATACCTCTACGAGCGCTTCGCCTACAACTGCGAACACACCTACCCCAACCGGATTGCCCTGCCCAACAGCCCCCAGCGCACCAGCTGGGACAATATTCTTAAAGGCATTACTATTCTTAGCAATATCCTGCTCAAGATTGGCATCCTTGGCGACTACCGCGAGACCTTCTGGAAGATGGCGCTGCCTGCCCTCCAGTCCGGACGCATCGAGGAACTGATTCACATTGCCCTGGTGGGCCATCACCTGATCACCTTTGCCCGCCAGTGCGCCGCCGGTCAGGAGGAGGCTTCCTTCTACTCGCAAAAAGTCGAGGCGGCTACCTGA
- a CDS encoding phosphoglycerate kinase, with translation MAKKTVDALGAAELRGKRALVRVDFNVPLDESAQITDDTRIRAALPTIRQLIDGGARVILVSHLGRPKGFDDQLRLSPVAKRLGELLSKPVAKVDDVIGPEVEEAVKKLQDGDVLLLENVRFYPEEEKNNPEFAQKLASLADLYVNDAFGTAHRAHASTEGVARYLRPAVAGLLLQKELEYLGKALESPERPVLAIMGGAKVSDKIQLIQNMLTKVDSIVIGGAMAYTFLKAQGIATGASRCETSTTKKDGTTIDLLKLALDLLAEAKERGVTFLLPVDHRTNDKFADSDTPNVTPDANIPEGQMALDIGPKTEALYVAEVKKARTVIWNGPMGVFELPGFSHGTFAVAQALAESDNLSIVGGGDSASAAEKAGIVDQLSHVSTGGGASLEFLEGKILPGVAALDEA, from the coding sequence GTGGCTAAAAAAACAGTTGACGCCCTGGGAGCGGCAGAGCTAAGGGGCAAGCGGGCGCTGGTGCGCGTCGATTTTAATGTTCCCCTCGATGAAAGCGCTCAGATCACGGACGACACGCGCATCCGGGCGGCTCTGCCCACGATCCGGCAGCTGATCGATGGCGGGGCGCGGGTGATTCTGGTCAGTCACCTGGGGCGGCCCAAGGGCTTCGACGACCAGTTGCGCCTGTCTCCGGTGGCAAAGCGGCTGGGGGAGCTGCTCTCTAAACCGGTTGCCAAGGTGGACGACGTGATCGGTCCCGAAGTCGAAGAGGCAGTCAAAAAGCTCCAGGACGGCGATGTGCTGCTTCTCGAAAACGTCCGCTTCTATCCAGAAGAAGAAAAGAACAATCCCGAATTTGCCCAGAAGCTGGCGAGCCTCGCCGATCTCTACGTCAACGACGCCTTCGGCACCGCCCACCGGGCCCACGCCTCCACCGAAGGGGTGGCGCGTTATCTGCGGCCCGCCGTGGCAGGACTGCTGCTGCAAAAAGAACTCGAATATCTGGGTAAAGCCCTCGAAAGCCCCGAACGTCCGGTGCTTGCGATCATGGGCGGTGCCAAGGTGAGCGACAAGATCCAGCTCATCCAGAACATGCTCACCAAGGTCGATTCGATCGTAATCGGCGGGGCAATGGCCTACACCTTCCTCAAGGCCCAGGGTATCGCCACCGGTGCCTCCCGCTGCGAGACGAGCACCACCAAAAAAGACGGCACGACGATCGACCTGCTCAAGCTCGCCCTCGACCTGCTCGCCGAAGCGAAGGAGCGGGGGGTAACTTTCCTGTTGCCGGTAGATCACCGCACCAACGACAAGTTCGCCGACAGTGACACCCCCAACGTCACCCCCGACGCCAACATCCCCGAAGGCCAGATGGCCCTCGACATCGGTCCCAAGACCGAAGCACTCTACGTCGCCGAAGTCAAAAAAGCACGTACCGTGATCTGGAACGGACCGATGGGCGTCTTCGAGTTGCCGGGCTTCAGCCACGGCACCTTCGCTGTCGCCCAGGCGCTGGCCGAATCTGACAACCTGTCGATCGTAGGCGGCGGCGACAGCGCCTCGGCAGCCGAGAAGGCGGGCATCGTCGATCAGCTGAGCCACGTCAGCACCGGCGGCGGTGCGTCGCTGGAGTTTCTCGAAGGCAAGATCCTGCCGGGAGTGGCTGCCCTCGACGAGGCTTAG
- the acpP gene encoding acyl carrier protein, translating into MNEEEIYQRVKKIVVEQLSVEESEITPESSFANDLGADSLDQVELVMALEQAFGTEIPDEEAEKITTVGDAVQYVAKHANSAS; encoded by the coding sequence ATGAACGAAGAAGAAATCTATCAGCGCGTCAAGAAGATCGTCGTCGAACAACTTTCGGTCGAAGAATCAGAAATTACCCCCGAATCGAGCTTTGCCAACGACCTTGGAGCGGACTCCCTCGATCAAGTAGAACTGGTGATGGCCCTCGAACAGGCGTTCGGCACCGAGATCCCGGACGAAGAGGCCGAAAAGATTACGACCGTCGGCGACGCCGTTCAGTACGTAGCCAAACACGCTAACAGCGCTAGCTGA
- a CDS encoding DUF3084 domain-containing protein yields the protein MIAGFLLILAVLVVGGAIAYGGDHVATKIGRKKLSLFNLRPKDTAKLVAVFTGVMAAAASMALVTLFSERVRVVLFEYDTIQARLNSASKQKEAAEKELQAAQVQRAEVHEKLQAALTERRQTETRLTRLRGLLSQVLVQQAQNERKLAESQRLLTSLEGQKQVLRRDALALLQETQALRQERRVLEARLTRYRSDIAQLDRQKRQLQIANIRLNNIANDLETKNISLRSGDVVYRIGEIVGKAKIPGSRGMAETQQIFNAFLSQLEQKAISDGARPVAGTRCRYAVCITEKEARALVQKLTAPGEHVLQLRAVDSSLKDEPVWVAGDVRPNKVLFQEGQIVATSEIDGSVLGEDDKLRASLTQLFSDARSQALKLGISLSPGSDKGVGEFSRVDLEQMISELKKQPSLGSITLQAVAKKDVDTYGPLKLTLIAVQNGRIISKAG from the coding sequence ATGATTGCTGGGTTTTTACTGATCCTGGCCGTGCTCGTCGTGGGTGGGGCAATCGCCTACGGGGGCGATCACGTGGCGACCAAAATCGGCAGGAAAAAACTGAGCCTGTTCAATCTCCGGCCCAAAGATACAGCCAAGCTGGTAGCGGTCTTCACCGGGGTGATGGCGGCGGCGGCCTCGATGGCACTGGTCACCCTTTTCTCGGAGCGGGTGCGGGTCGTCCTCTTCGAGTACGACACGATCCAGGCCAGGCTCAACAGCGCTTCTAAACAAAAGGAAGCCGCCGAAAAAGAACTGCAGGCGGCCCAGGTCCAGCGCGCCGAAGTGCACGAGAAATTGCAGGCGGCTCTGACCGAGCGCCGGCAGACAGAGACCAGGCTGACGCGCCTGCGGGGGCTATTGAGTCAGGTGCTCGTCCAGCAGGCGCAAAACGAGCGCAAGCTGGCCGAAAGCCAGAGGTTGCTCACAAGCCTCGAAGGCCAGAAGCAGGTGCTGCGCCGCGACGCGCTGGCGCTCTTGCAGGAGACCCAGGCGCTCAGGCAGGAGCGCCGGGTGCTCGAAGCGAGGTTGACGCGCTACCGCAGCGACATTGCCCAGCTGGACCGCCAGAAAAGACAGCTGCAGATCGCCAATATCAGGCTCAACAACATCGCCAACGACCTCGAAACCAAGAATATCTCCCTGCGCTCGGGAGACGTGGTCTATCGCATCGGCGAGATCGTGGGCAAAGCCAAGATTCCCGGCTCCAGGGGTATGGCCGAAACCCAGCAGATCTTCAACGCCTTTTTAAGCCAGCTCGAACAAAAAGCGATCAGCGACGGGGCGCGCCCGGTGGCCGGCACGCGCTGCCGCTACGCCGTCTGCATCACCGAAAAGGAAGCGCGGGCGCTGGTGCAAAAACTCACCGCACCGGGCGAGCACGTTCTGCAGCTGCGGGCCGTCGATAGTTCCTTAAAAGATGAACCGGTCTGGGTCGCAGGCGACGTGCGCCCCAACAAGGTGCTGTTCCAGGAGGGGCAGATCGTCGCCACCAGCGAGATCGACGGCAGCGTTCTAGGCGAGGACGACAAGCTTAGAGCTTCACTCACCCAGCTATTTAGCGACGCCCGCAGCCAGGCGCTCAAACTGGGCATCTCCCTCAGCCCCGGCAGCGACAAGGGGGTGGGCGAGTTCTCCCGCGTCGATCTCGAACAGATGATCAGCGAACTGAAAAAACAGCCGAGCCTCGGCTCGATCACGCTGCAGGCGGTGGCCAAAAAAGACGTAGACACCTACGGCCCGCTCAAGCTGACGCTGATTGCCGTGCAAAATGGCCGGATCATCAGCAAGGCTGGTTAG
- a CDS encoding ferritin-like domain-containing protein yields MTVTYPRKLRDQFGAREILEFVVRDPEIHYLTLNRYRYSEQRACKDLTILIERLDGKNRELIRDLSRHIHDEARHAQWLTDLLYELGAELNTPPGPSYIDEFERLLDDNGGRPGHELDLEEFLIDTLAAINVTEKRGCLYFSAHIHALKQVPETRENTLVHECIERILPEEAAHVRWGNRWLAQMARTSAKNAARVEEAKRRYAAIEHAAFEVSMDVTLGAEWRRTQRLFEIAETLPVWERPGYLMEHLPRIVPETQLARLTFAQMAFQRDPVRFVQRFLPALLGFERTDEIQRKAS; encoded by the coding sequence ATGACTGTCACCTACCCGCGCAAGCTCCGCGACCAGTTCGGTGCCCGCGAGATTCTCGAATTTGTCGTGCGCGATCCTGAAATTCACTACCTCACGCTCAATCGCTATCGTTATTCCGAGCAGCGCGCCTGCAAGGACCTGACCATTTTGATCGAGCGGCTCGATGGCAAGAACCGGGAACTGATCCGCGATCTGTCGCGCCACATCCACGACGAGGCGCGCCACGCCCAGTGGCTGACGGACCTGCTCTACGAACTGGGGGCAGAGTTGAACACGCCCCCTGGCCCGTCTTATATCGATGAATTTGAGCGGTTGCTCGACGACAACGGCGGCAGGCCCGGCCACGAACTGGACCTCGAAGAATTTTTAATCGATACTCTGGCGGCGATCAACGTCACCGAGAAGCGGGGCTGCCTGTACTTTTCTGCCCACATCCACGCCCTCAAGCAGGTACCCGAGACACGCGAAAACACGCTGGTCCACGAGTGCATCGAGCGCATTCTGCCGGAGGAAGCGGCCCACGTGCGCTGGGGCAACCGCTGGCTTGCCCAGATGGCCCGCACCTCGGCCAAAAACGCTGCCCGCGTCGAGGAGGCGAAGCGCCGCTACGCGGCGATCGAGCACGCCGCCTTCGAGGTGAGCATGGATGTCACCCTCGGGGCAGAGTGGCGGCGCACCCAGCGGCTGTTTGAGATCGCGGAGACCCTGCCGGTGTGGGAGCGGCCCGGCTACCTGATGGAGCACCTGCCCCGGATTGTGCCCGAGACGCAGCTCGCCCGCCTCACCTTTGCCCAGATGGCCTTCCAGCGCGACCCGGTACGCTTTGTTCAGCGCTTCTTGCCGGCCCTCCTGGGCTTCGAGCGCACAGATGAAATCCAGCGCAAGGCTTCTTAA
- a CDS encoding DUF309 domain-containing protein produces MPPSAFRSTPLADPPGIPETFWRGLEEFNARQFYACHDTLEAIWHEAINPLRQFYQGILQLAVAFYHLGNRNWRGCVILLSTGIERLEYFVPEYLGVDVESLLEQSAECLEILQQLGEENIEAFDPAKIPQIAYSRA; encoded by the coding sequence TTGCCACCGTCCGCGTTCAGGTCAACGCCGCTGGCTGATCCTCCGGGCATTCCCGAAACGTTCTGGCGCGGCCTTGAAGAATTCAACGCTCGCCAGTTCTACGCCTGCCACGACACGCTCGAAGCGATCTGGCACGAGGCGATCAATCCCTTGCGTCAGTTTTATCAGGGCATCCTCCAGCTTGCCGTCGCCTTCTACCACCTCGGCAACCGCAACTGGCGCGGCTGCGTGATCTTGCTTTCTACAGGCATCGAGCGGCTCGAATACTTCGTTCCGGAGTACCTAGGCGTCGATGTCGAATCGCTCCTAGAGCAGAGTGCCGAATGCCTCGAAATCCTCCAGCAACTCGGCGAGGAGAATATCGAGGCATTCGATCCGGCAAAGATTCCCCAGATTGCCTACAGCCGGGCTTAA
- the rplI gene encoding 50S ribosomal protein L9: MGTKIVLKKDVDTLGKAGTLVEVAAGYARNYLIPQGFAVRATPGLIKEAEQRQAKQREIQAKLRAEALETKKLLEGVGFYEVFVQVGEDGNQLFGTVTNQDVAEVIQSKTGVAIDRREIQIDEAIKRTGVYPVRVRVYQDVFATVRVQVNAAG, translated from the coding sequence ATGGGCACCAAGATCGTTCTCAAAAAAGACGTAGACACGCTGGGCAAAGCGGGCACCCTCGTCGAGGTGGCAGCCGGTTATGCGCGCAACTACCTGATTCCCCAGGGTTTCGCCGTGCGGGCGACGCCGGGTCTTATTAAAGAAGCCGAACAACGGCAGGCCAAGCAGCGCGAGATCCAGGCAAAACTCAGGGCCGAGGCGCTCGAGACCAAAAAACTGCTTGAGGGCGTCGGTTTTTACGAGGTCTTCGTCCAGGTGGGCGAGGACGGCAACCAGCTTTTTGGCACCGTCACCAACCAGGACGTGGCCGAGGTGATCCAGTCCAAGACCGGTGTGGCCATCGACCGCCGCGAGATCCAGATCGACGAAGCGATCAAGCGCACGGGCGTCTACCCGGTGCGGGTGCGCGTCTATCAGGATGTCTTTGCCACCGTCCGCGTTCAGGTCAACGCCGCTGGCTGA
- a CDS encoding acetate/propionate family kinase, with the protein MQILVLNAGSSSQKCALFDLTEPLPEAASAPLWRAAIDWTNPDGAQLSVKGGDGESTSTPLQVGSHLEALEHLLAQLWQGEHRIIDSPEAIAAVGHRVVHGGPHYREATVIDGQVKRTIEAMAAFAPVHNPAALEGIRAVEQLLGPVPQVALFDTAFHRDLPDRAAVYPGPYEWLDADIRRYGFHGISYAYCTERAARFLERELSSLRLIVCHLGNGCSAAAIARGKSVDTTMGFTPLEGLMMGSRSGSVDPSILIYLLRQMTQQGQPPEKIADYLDDTLNKASGLKGISGLTSDMRQITAALNTGNARAGLAFDIYIHRLVSAIAALRTSLDGLDALVFTAGVGENSAEVRAHTCERLAFLGLQLDGAKNQAPGGSERDIATPDSAVRILVIPTQEDWAIARECYRLLSASAADKRQR; encoded by the coding sequence ATGCAGATTCTGGTTCTCAATGCCGGCTCCAGCAGCCAGAAGTGCGCTCTGTTCGATCTGACGGAGCCGCTGCCTGAAGCGGCTTCTGCTCCCCTCTGGCGGGCAGCCATCGACTGGACGAATCCGGACGGTGCCCAACTGAGCGTCAAAGGCGGCGACGGCGAGTCTACGAGTACTCCACTGCAAGTCGGCTCTCACCTCGAAGCGCTCGAGCACCTCCTCGCCCAACTCTGGCAGGGAGAGCACCGGATCATCGATTCACCGGAGGCAATTGCAGCGGTGGGTCACAGGGTAGTCCACGGTGGCCCGCACTACCGCGAGGCGACGGTAATCGATGGGCAGGTCAAGCGCACGATCGAGGCGATGGCGGCCTTTGCACCGGTCCACAATCCCGCCGCCCTCGAAGGCATTCGGGCAGTCGAGCAGTTGTTGGGCCCAGTGCCTCAGGTGGCCCTCTTCGATACAGCCTTTCACCGGGATCTGCCCGATCGTGCCGCCGTCTATCCCGGCCCCTACGAATGGCTCGACGCGGACATCCGCCGCTACGGCTTTCACGGCATCAGCTACGCCTACTGCACCGAGCGGGCTGCGCGCTTTCTGGAGCGCGAACTTTCGAGCTTGCGCCTCATCGTCTGCCATCTGGGCAACGGCTGCTCGGCGGCAGCGATTGCCCGTGGCAAGAGCGTCGATACGACGATGGGCTTCACGCCTCTAGAAGGGCTGATGATGGGCAGCCGCTCCGGCTCCGTCGATCCGAGCATTCTTATTTATCTCCTTCGCCAGATGACCCAACAGGGCCAGCCTCCCGAAAAAATTGCCGATTACCTCGACGACACCCTCAACAAAGCGTCGGGCTTGAAGGGCATATCCGGCCTCACCAGTGACATGCGCCAGATCACTGCTGCTCTAAATACAGGCAACGCCCGCGCCGGGCTCGCCTTCGACATCTACATCCACCGGCTCGTGAGCGCCATCGCGGCGCTGCGCACGAGCCTGGACGGCCTCGACGCGCTGGTGTTCACCGCCGGAGTGGGCGAGAACAGCGCCGAGGTCCGCGCCCACACCTGCGAGCGGCTCGCCTTTTTGGGTCTGCAACTGGACGGGGCAAAAAACCAGGCTCCCGGCGGCAGCGAGCGCGATATTGCTACGCCCGATTCAGCCGTGCGCATTCTCGTCATCCCGACCCAGGAAGACTGGGCCATCGCCCGCGAGTGCTATCGACTCCTCAGCGCGTCAGCCGCCGACAAAAGACAAAGATAA
- a CDS encoding ion channel has product MRLNRDGKANDQLRRCFESLGRQEVWLLEDLYLRAADLRGITFQRQRLSRSDLREANLQRAFFHQSSLEGALLDRADCEDAVFAEVDLRQVRSMRGVRLYQAIMKTVLPPPPEVLGEQLCYEASSEWTKAEYVYRQLKEIYKLEGEHDHSGHFYEREMEMRRRRVKGAEYWKLTTLWLTCGYGERPERTVVFAILLIGFFALIYSGLTLVDNSAPVRFDLARAFYFSTITFTTTGYGDIHPVGTARFFAAIEALLGSFTVALFIFVFCRRLTR; this is encoded by the coding sequence TTGCGCCTCAACAGGGATGGCAAGGCCAACGACCAGCTGCGGAGGTGCTTCGAGAGCCTCGGGCGTCAGGAAGTCTGGCTGCTCGAAGATCTGTACCTGCGCGCGGCGGACCTGCGGGGCATCACGTTCCAGCGCCAGCGCCTGAGCCGCAGCGATCTGCGCGAGGCCAATCTGCAACGCGCTTTTTTTCACCAGTCGAGTCTGGAGGGAGCCCTGCTCGATCGCGCCGACTGCGAGGACGCAGTGTTTGCGGAGGTCGATCTGCGCCAAGTGCGCAGTATGCGCGGGGTACGCCTGTACCAGGCGATCATGAAGACTGTTCTGCCACCGCCGCCGGAAGTCCTGGGTGAGCAGCTCTGCTACGAGGCGAGCAGCGAGTGGACCAAAGCCGAGTACGTTTACCGCCAGCTCAAAGAAATTTACAAGCTCGAGGGCGAGCACGACCACTCCGGTCACTTTTACGAGCGGGAGATGGAGATGCGCCGCCGCCGGGTCAAAGGAGCGGAGTACTGGAAGCTCACCACCCTCTGGCTCACCTGCGGCTATGGCGAGCGACCGGAGCGGACGGTGGTGTTTGCTATCCTGCTCATCGGTTTCTTTGCCCTGATCTACAGCGGCCTGACTCTGGTGGATAACAGCGCTCCGGTGCGCTTCGATCTGGCCCGCGCCTTCTATTTCAGTACGATCACCTTCACGACCACCGGTTACGGCGACATTCACCCGGTGGGGACCGCCCGCTTTTTTGCGGCGATCGAGGCCCTTCTGGGCAGTTTCACGGTGGCCTTATTTATCTTTGTCTTTTGTCGGCGGCTGACGCGCTGA
- a CDS encoding VanW family protein, whose product MVAVVVSRRRALALLAAPVAVAAGGTAVASWWSAAPAKKVRAEFSTSLAGRSPAQRHNARWAARRLDGAVIAQNGSFSYNHRLGPWTRNEGVLRAPVSYGGILVPSWGGGVCQVSTTLYCAALLAGLEVIERHPHEVAPSYIPAGMDAAVAFNLADLRLHNPFNYPVTIECRIEADRLLCRLVAESDSSPTVHYQLVRELVSSQLPPRLERGHPQPGRAGVRVRLWRVRPDSAERFLCNETEYAALPRSG is encoded by the coding sequence GTGGTGGCCGTGGTAGTCAGCCGCAGGCGCGCCCTGGCCCTTCTGGCTGCGCCGGTGGCGGTGGCTGCCGGTGGCACAGCAGTAGCTTCCTGGTGGTCTGCTGCACCGGCAAAAAAGGTGCGGGCCGAATTTTCGACTTCCCTCGCCGGTCGCTCCCCAGCCCAGCGCCACAATGCCCGCTGGGCAGCCCGCCGCCTCGATGGAGCAGTGATCGCTCAAAACGGCTCGTTTTCTTATAACCATCGCCTCGGCCCCTGGACCCGCAACGAGGGCGTGCTGCGCGCCCCGGTAAGCTACGGCGGTATCCTCGTGCCTTCCTGGGGAGGCGGCGTCTGCCAGGTCTCGACCACCCTCTACTGCGCGGCGCTACTCGCTGGTCTGGAGGTGATCGAGCGCCATCCCCACGAGGTCGCCCCCTCCTACATCCCAGCCGGGATGGATGCGGCGGTCGCCTTTAACCTGGCGGACCTGCGCCTGCACAATCCCTTCAACTATCCAGTCACGATCGAATGCCGGATTGAGGCGGACCGGCTCCTCTGCCGCCTGGTGGCCGAGAGCGACAGTTCGCCAACAGTCCACTACCAGCTGGTTCGCGAACTGGTGAGCAGCCAACTGCCGCCGCGCCTCGAAAGGGGCCATCCCCAACCGGGCCGGGCCGGGGTGCGGGTACGGCTCTGGCGCGTCCGCCCAGATAGTGCCGAGCGCTTTTTATGCAACGAGACGGAGTACGCCGCTTTGCCGCGCTCGGGCTGA